In the Geobacter sp. FeAm09 genome, one interval contains:
- a CDS encoding L,D-transpeptidase family protein, translating to MRPVVAQSPFLSNCFRLAALWVFIAALQGCAAVKGAQENSWLASGPVEKEVERNRFPVAKGDDVIGRLAAVRLEKGDTLPDVARHFGLGINAISAANPGVDVWAPEVGKRIVLPLSFILPNASRKGIVVNLAAMRLFHYTGEGTSPVVTTYPVGVGTKERPTPQGQMRVERKAARPTWHVPASIAADHRKKGDILPAAVPPGPQNPLGEYALYLSKAGYLIHGTNKPASIGLKATNGCMRLYPENIKALFGDTPVATPVAIVNQPYLIGQRDGVLYLEAHTPLEDSGAGELQKVYERLKIIEKKSGRTLDWEKIRQVQTEARGIPVPIFEMGPGSGGGLPKTVEVEHPATLYGKPEQPELNMAAWYVLAADVHDEIDARRIAAIINHQGPPIPAQVLPKSKSYRVIAGPFGTVGEAREATRRLKMDLDMDGIVIEPVGTL from the coding sequence ATGCGTCCAGTCGTCGCCCAGTCGCCCTTCTTGTCCAATTGTTTTCGCCTTGCGGCGCTTTGGGTCTTCATCGCGGCTCTCCAGGGGTGCGCCGCGGTAAAAGGTGCCCAGGAAAATTCCTGGCTTGCTTCGGGCCCGGTTGAAAAGGAGGTCGAACGAAACCGATTCCCGGTTGCCAAAGGAGACGACGTCATCGGCCGGCTGGCTGCCGTCAGGCTTGAAAAGGGGGATACGCTGCCGGATGTCGCCCGGCACTTTGGCCTGGGGATCAACGCCATCAGCGCCGCCAATCCCGGGGTGGACGTATGGGCGCCCGAGGTCGGAAAACGTATCGTCCTGCCCCTGAGCTTCATCCTGCCGAACGCTTCGAGAAAAGGCATCGTGGTCAATCTGGCCGCCATGAGGCTCTTTCACTATACCGGGGAGGGCACATCGCCGGTGGTGACGACCTATCCGGTCGGGGTGGGGACCAAAGAGCGGCCCACGCCCCAAGGCCAGATGCGCGTGGAGCGCAAGGCGGCCCGGCCGACCTGGCATGTGCCCGCTTCCATTGCGGCGGATCACCGGAAGAAGGGGGATATCCTGCCCGCGGCAGTGCCGCCGGGGCCGCAGAACCCCCTGGGGGAATACGCGCTCTATCTGAGTAAAGCGGGCTATCTGATCCACGGCACCAACAAGCCGGCCAGTATCGGCCTGAAAGCGACCAACGGCTGCATGCGGCTCTACCCGGAAAACATCAAGGCGCTCTTCGGCGATACCCCGGTCGCCACGCCGGTCGCCATCGTCAATCAGCCCTACCTCATCGGCCAACGCGATGGCGTGCTGTACCTGGAAGCCCATACGCCCCTGGAAGACTCGGGCGCCGGCGAGTTGCAGAAAGTGTACGAGCGGTTGAAAATCATCGAAAAGAAGTCAGGGCGCACGCTCGACTGGGAAAAGATCAGGCAGGTTCAGACCGAAGCCCGGGGGATTCCCGTCCCCATCTTCGAAATGGGCCCGGGGAGCGGGGGAGGGCTGCCAAAAACCGTGGAGGTGGAGCATCCGGCCACCCTGTACGGCAAACCGGAACAGCCTGAACTGAACATGGCGGCGTGGTATGTGCTGGCTGCCGATGTGCATGACGAGATCGACGCCCGGAGAATCGCCGCCATCATCAACCACCAGGGGCCGCCGATCCCGGCGCAGGTGCTGCCAAAGAGCAAGAGCTACCGGGTTATCGCCGGCCCTTTCGGCACTGTTGGCGAGGCCAGGGAGGCGACCAGGCGCCTGAAAATGGATTTGGATATGGACGGTATCGTGATTGAACCGGTCGGGACGCTGTGA
- a CDS encoding L,D-transpeptidase family protein, which produces MVLAPMMMAGCGGMQGGFRDRAAFAEANDLFSQGKYQASLNKYGQLMEKEPAARDRILFEMGIIYAHPKNEQKDYPKSLDCFQKIIREYPGSDYRHNSEVMVFTINNVVFKDRLIAEQHARIEALHHEAKRGEDEAAALQRRIRLLEQNVLDFAARKRSVDRIVIEKKERRLMLLSKGEVLKTYRIALGGNPDGPKERRGDNKTPEGTYVIDGKNRNSQYHQSLHISYPNERDKKRAKELGVSPGGDIMIHGIKAGFSWVGALQANNDWTKGCIAVTDEEIEEIFKLVSLDTVVEIRP; this is translated from the coding sequence ATGGTATTAGCGCCGATGATGATGGCCGGCTGCGGCGGCATGCAGGGAGGGTTTCGCGACAGGGCCGCCTTTGCAGAGGCCAATGACCTGTTCAGCCAGGGGAAGTACCAGGCATCTCTGAACAAATACGGCCAGCTTATGGAAAAAGAGCCCGCAGCGAGGGATCGGATTCTGTTTGAAATGGGTATCATTTATGCCCACCCCAAAAATGAACAAAAGGATTATCCGAAATCCCTGGACTGCTTCCAAAAGATCATCAGGGAATATCCCGGGAGCGACTACCGGCACAACAGTGAGGTCATGGTCTTTACCATTAACAACGTGGTTTTCAAGGACCGGTTGATTGCCGAGCAGCACGCGCGAATAGAGGCTCTTCATCACGAGGCGAAACGTGGGGAGGATGAAGCTGCTGCACTGCAACGGAGGATACGGCTGCTCGAACAGAATGTTCTGGATTTTGCGGCCAGGAAACGGTCGGTAGACAGGATCGTGATTGAAAAGAAGGAACGGCGGCTGATGCTGCTCTCAAAGGGCGAGGTGCTCAAAACCTACAGGATAGCCCTGGGGGGAAACCCGGACGGCCCCAAGGAACGGCGGGGAGACAACAAAACACCTGAGGGCACCTACGTCATCGACGGAAAGAACAGGAACAGCCAGTACCACCAATCCCTCCATATCTCCTACCCGAACGAGCGAGACAAAAAACGGGCGAAAGAACTGGGTGTCTCCCCCGGCGGCGACATCATGATCCACGGAATCAAGGCGGGATTCTCGTGGGTTGGCGCCCTTCAGGCAAACAATGACTGGACAAAGGGGTGCATTGCCGTAACGGATGAAGAGATCGAGGAGATCTTCAAGCTGGTGTCACTCGATACGGTTGTGGAGATACGGCCGTAG
- a CDS encoding Lpp/OprI family alanine-zipper lipoprotein gives MKKSMVLVAMMLFPAMTLTSCATTGDLEKMQAQQKLIDAKADQALQDAQAAKAAADAAKLKADVATARAEEATKEAEAREKIADEKAKKADAVFQRSMKK, from the coding sequence ATGAAAAAAAGTATGGTACTGGTAGCAATGATGTTGTTCCCCGCCATGACGCTGACGAGTTGTGCAACAACCGGTGACCTGGAGAAAATGCAGGCACAGCAGAAACTGATCGATGCGAAGGCCGATCAGGCATTGCAGGATGCGCAGGCTGCCAAGGCGGCGGCCGATGCGGCCAAGTTGAAGGCGGATGTTGCCACGGCCCGCGCCGAAGAAGCGACCAAGGAGGCAGAGGCGCGGGAAAAGATCGCCGATGAAAAGGCGAAAAAAGCCGATGCGGTTTTCCAGAGGTCCATGAAGAAATAG
- a CDS encoding sigma 54-interacting transcriptional regulator, whose translation MSLNKLWFELEEWEKEILLYLAQGISPVSIDLLCMLSARSPVEILTVMDKLKKKKVVCEKKECPKGTYFLCESQLGEQIREYVPEEAMREAVCAMIRTYHQFLDEGHDKDLALAKLYLENGECPQGLSYVRNAADFFLQTDQPDKALAYYDYLVRTVAAAGLNAGNAEFYLSGFMGKIETTGQWIPVDEIVSQVFEACAVARRYRQWQFLARAQFELIWRLLLQGDIKKAAHYVSATMKLAERLADKRMVKMAAMWQCEIHRWRGEVAEGVRRYEESVEKLETFGDDKPSLWAGAALGLSYVISGRAAQGLGMIEAVRLKTNLLNIMSRRLVVFVDRMLIVSLLEIRRLDEAKAYVDAMLTLPDRLLGFYMLRELCLYRAYFLCGEGKYREAFDYHVKATEYMRYGGFVQQKFPWSFEYMDILEKQGFIHGEMNYDGEVERVLRGHDIYMKGVGLRYRALRSLERHEPCEKVLADLHGSESLLERAGAEIELARTRIALGRAHLKTGDAQHAQSYLEKAWMVFSKIDIELFPKELLATLPLEKKNEIVFNRIIAINKSLGNIREKSTFLNQVISAALDFTMTTRGALFSIGRDREPCVVASRNMDPLFFTTRQFKLIKKVVALTARTTAERIVPGPGATDAVAEDALAQSGTTSFICMPARQNEAMQEYLYLDNKFTEGAFSTSQLLYLRLLCSQMAVGLSNIEAYEAIRETKDRYQDEAVFYKREMGIDNPIETIVGTSTGITTVKEAIRQAAPTDISVLVMGETGVGKELVAKAIHNLSNRKDGPFIPVNLAAIPSELFVSELFGHEKGAFTGAGDLYKGRFELAHGGTIFLDEIGDLPLHVQVRLLRVLQEGSFERLGSSKAIRSDFRVVAATNKDLAREVEKGTFRQDLYYRLNVFPIQVPPLRERLEDIRPLAQHFLVVSSQKMRKKLQHIPADELRKLMNYNWPGNVRELKHTVERAVVQFTSGRISFTGVENAPADALPEGGSFWAPLADMEREYIEKVLNATRWRVNGPKGAALILGLKPVTLFARMKKLGISRNK comes from the coding sequence ATGTCACTGAACAAACTGTGGTTTGAGCTGGAGGAATGGGAGAAGGAAATCCTGCTGTACCTGGCCCAGGGCATTTCACCGGTCTCCATCGACCTGCTCTGCATGTTGTCGGCGCGCTCCCCCGTGGAAATACTCACGGTGATGGACAAACTCAAAAAGAAAAAGGTCGTCTGCGAGAAAAAGGAATGTCCCAAGGGCACCTATTTCCTCTGTGAAAGCCAACTGGGGGAACAGATCCGGGAATACGTCCCGGAGGAGGCCATGCGGGAAGCCGTGTGCGCCATGATCAGGACCTACCATCAATTTCTCGACGAGGGGCACGACAAGGACCTCGCCCTGGCGAAACTGTACCTGGAAAACGGCGAATGCCCACAAGGGCTGAGCTACGTAAGAAACGCCGCCGACTTCTTCCTCCAGACCGACCAGCCGGACAAGGCGCTGGCCTATTACGACTACCTGGTGCGCACCGTTGCCGCTGCCGGCCTGAACGCCGGCAATGCGGAGTTCTACCTGTCCGGCTTCATGGGGAAGATCGAAACCACGGGGCAATGGATCCCGGTGGACGAGATCGTCTCCCAGGTGTTCGAGGCCTGCGCGGTGGCCCGGCGTTACCGGCAGTGGCAGTTCCTGGCGCGGGCGCAGTTCGAGCTGATCTGGCGCCTGCTCCTGCAGGGCGACATCAAAAAGGCGGCCCACTATGTTTCCGCGACCATGAAGCTGGCCGAAAGATTGGCCGACAAGCGGATGGTCAAGATGGCGGCCATGTGGCAATGCGAGATCCACCGCTGGCGGGGCGAAGTGGCGGAGGGGGTCCGGCGCTACGAGGAGTCGGTGGAGAAGCTGGAGACCTTCGGGGACGACAAGCCGTCGCTGTGGGCCGGGGCGGCGCTGGGGCTGAGCTACGTCATCTCCGGGCGGGCGGCCCAGGGGTTGGGGATGATCGAGGCGGTGCGGCTCAAGACCAACCTGCTCAACATCATGTCCCGGCGGCTGGTGGTGTTCGTCGACCGGATGCTCATCGTATCGCTGCTCGAGATCCGCAGGCTCGACGAGGCGAAGGCCTACGTCGACGCCATGCTCACGCTGCCGGACAGGCTGCTCGGCTTCTACATGCTGCGCGAACTCTGCCTCTACCGCGCCTACTTCCTGTGCGGCGAGGGCAAGTACCGGGAGGCGTTCGATTACCACGTAAAGGCCACGGAGTACATGCGCTACGGCGGCTTTGTCCAGCAGAAGTTCCCCTGGAGCTTCGAATACATGGACATTCTGGAAAAGCAGGGGTTCATCCATGGGGAGATGAATTACGACGGGGAGGTGGAGCGGGTCCTCAGGGGGCACGACATCTACATGAAGGGGGTCGGGCTGCGCTACCGGGCCCTGCGCAGCCTGGAGCGGCACGAGCCGTGTGAAAAGGTGTTGGCGGACCTGCACGGAAGCGAGAGCCTTCTGGAGCGGGCCGGCGCCGAGATCGAACTGGCCCGGACCCGGATCGCCCTGGGGCGCGCACACCTGAAAACGGGCGACGCCCAACACGCCCAGAGCTACCTGGAAAAGGCGTGGATGGTGTTCTCCAAGATCGACATAGAACTGTTCCCCAAGGAGTTGCTGGCGACCCTCCCCCTGGAGAAAAAAAATGAAATAGTGTTCAACAGGATCATCGCCATCAACAAGTCCCTGGGAAATATCAGGGAAAAGAGCACCTTCCTCAATCAGGTGATCAGTGCGGCGCTGGATTTCACCATGACCACCCGCGGGGCGCTTTTCAGCATAGGGAGGGACCGGGAACCGTGTGTCGTGGCCAGCAGAAATATGGATCCGCTGTTCTTCACGACAAGGCAATTCAAGCTTATCAAGAAAGTCGTGGCCCTGACCGCCCGGACGACAGCGGAGCGGATCGTGCCGGGGCCCGGCGCAACGGACGCCGTGGCAGAGGATGCCCTGGCGCAAAGCGGCACCACATCGTTCATCTGCATGCCGGCACGGCAGAACGAGGCCATGCAGGAATACCTGTACCTCGACAACAAATTCACCGAAGGTGCGTTCAGTACAAGCCAGCTTCTCTATCTGCGGCTTCTGTGCAGCCAGATGGCGGTGGGGCTGTCCAATATCGAGGCCTACGAGGCGATCCGGGAGACGAAAGACCGCTACCAGGACGAGGCGGTCTTCTACAAACGGGAGATGGGGATCGACAACCCCATCGAGACCATCGTCGGCACCTCCACGGGGATCACCACGGTCAAGGAGGCGATCCGCCAAGCCGCACCCACGGATATCTCGGTGCTGGTCATGGGGGAAACCGGCGTGGGCAAGGAGTTGGTGGCCAAGGCCATCCACAACCTGAGCAACCGCAAGGACGGCCCCTTCATCCCGGTCAACCTGGCGGCCATCCCGTCCGAGCTCTTCGTCAGCGAGCTCTTCGGCCACGAGAAGGGGGCCTTCACCGGGGCCGGGGACCTGTACAAAGGGCGCTTCGAACTGGCCCACGGCGGGACCATCTTCCTGGACGAGATCGGCGACCTGCCGCTGCACGTCCAGGTGAGGCTGCTGCGCGTCCTCCAGGAGGGGAGCTTCGAGCGGCTCGGGAGCTCGAAAGCGATCCGTTCCGACTTCCGGGTGGTGGCGGCCACCAACAAGGACCTGGCGCGGGAGGTGGAAAAGGGGACGTTCCGCCAGGACCTGTACTACCGGCTGAACGTCTTTCCGATCCAGGTGCCGCCGCTGCGCGAGAGGCTGGAGGACATCCGCCCCCTGGCCCAGCATTTCCTTGTGGTATCGAGCCAGAAGATGCGCAAGAAGCTGCAGCACATCCCCGCCGACGAGCTGCGCAAGCTGATGAATTACAACTGGCCGGGCAATGTTCGGGAGTTGAAGCACACGGTGGAGCGGGCGGTCGTCCAGTTTACCAGCGGCAGGATAAGCTTTACGGGGGTTGAGAATGCCCCGGCGGACGCCCTGCCGGAGGGGGGCTCCTTCTGGGCGCCCTTGGCCGACATGGAGCGGGAGTATATCGAAAAGGTGCTGAACGCCACGCGCTGGCGGGTCAACGGCCCCAAAGGCGCGGCGCTCATCCTCGGACTGAAGCCGGTGACGCTGTTTGCCCGCATGAAAAAGCTGGGGATCAGCCGGAATAAATAG
- a CDS encoding radical SAM protein, which translates to MLLIFPPTAKPCEPPAGIAQLAAALHGRGLPCRVLDANLEGLLWLLGQPCAAGDTWSRRAAKGRARHLADLRGGDLYRSPDRYSRAVNDLNRLLAVAGRASGAVVGLADYQHVRLSPLRSADLLFSAGHPEQNPFYPWFSAGFEQWLDGVATVGFSLNYLSQALTTFAMIGQVRKRFPALRIVLGGGLVTSWLRRPGWENPFGGLVDHLIAGPGELPLLELLGSAAPDRGRVRPDYTLLPMRDYLAPGFILPYSAAGGCYWNRCSFCPERAEGNRYTPLPVGEALADLHALAAQTRPVLLHLLDNAVSPAFLRAVAADPPGAPWYGFARFGPELADPDFCRALRRSGCVMLKLGLESGDQGVLDRLDKGIDLGEASVVLRNLHAAGIGVYLYLLFGTPAETEAEARRTLEFVVRHHEAVTFMNLAIFNMPICGDEAAGYGEGTFYEGDLSLYTAFRHPNGWDRKQVRGFLDKEFKRHPAVAAIVRNDPPLFTSNHAAFFASGAGGRRG; encoded by the coding sequence ATGCTCCTTATCTTTCCTCCCACAGCCAAGCCGTGCGAGCCGCCGGCCGGCATCGCCCAGCTGGCGGCCGCCCTGCATGGCCGCGGCCTCCCCTGCCGGGTGCTGGACGCCAACCTGGAGGGCCTGCTCTGGCTGCTGGGACAGCCGTGCGCGGCCGGCGACACCTGGAGTCGCCGGGCCGCCAAGGGGCGCGCACGCCACCTGGCCGACCTGCGGGGCGGCGACCTGTACCGCTCCCCCGACCGCTACAGCCGGGCCGTCAACGACCTGAACCGCCTCTTGGCCGTGGCGGGCCGGGCAAGCGGCGCGGTGGTGGGGCTGGCGGACTACCAGCACGTCCGGCTCTCCCCCCTGCGGAGCGCGGACCTGCTCTTCAGCGCCGGACACCCCGAGCAGAACCCCTTTTATCCCTGGTTCAGCGCCGGCTTCGAGCAATGGCTCGACGGCGTGGCCACGGTCGGCTTCTCCCTCAACTACCTGAGCCAGGCGCTCACCACCTTCGCCATGATCGGCCAGGTGCGGAAACGCTTCCCCGCCCTGCGCATCGTCCTGGGGGGCGGCCTGGTCACCTCGTGGCTGCGCCGGCCGGGGTGGGAAAACCCCTTCGGCGGGCTGGTGGACCACCTGATCGCGGGACCGGGGGAGCTCCCCCTGCTGGAACTCCTGGGCTCCGCCGCCCCGGACCGGGGACGGGTCAGGCCCGACTACACCCTGCTGCCCATGCGCGACTATCTCGCGCCCGGCTTCATCCTCCCCTACAGCGCCGCCGGTGGCTGCTACTGGAACCGCTGCTCCTTCTGCCCGGAGCGGGCCGAGGGGAACCGCTACACGCCGCTGCCGGTCGGCGAGGCCCTGGCCGACCTGCACGCCCTCGCCGCCCAGACCCGGCCGGTGTTGCTGCACCTGCTGGACAACGCCGTAAGCCCCGCCTTCCTGCGGGCCGTGGCCGCCGATCCGCCCGGCGCCCCCTGGTACGGCTTCGCCCGCTTCGGCCCGGAGTTGGCCGACCCGGATTTCTGCCGCGCCCTGAGGCGTTCAGGCTGCGTGATGCTCAAGCTGGGGCTGGAATCGGGCGATCAGGGGGTGCTGGACAGGCTTGACAAGGGGATCGACCTCGGGGAGGCGTCGGTGGTGCTGCGCAATCTGCATGCGGCGGGGATCGGGGTCTACCTGTACCTGCTCTTCGGCACCCCGGCCGAGACCGAGGCCGAGGCGCGGCGTACCCTGGAATTCGTGGTGCGCCACCACGAGGCCGTCACCTTCATGAACCTGGCCATCTTCAACATGCCGATCTGCGGCGACGAGGCGGCCGGCTACGGCGAGGGCACGTTCTACGAGGGGGACCTGTCCCTCTACACCGCGTTCCGCCATCCCAACGGCTGGGACCGCAAGCAGGTGCGGGGCTTTCTGGACAAGGAGTTCAAACGCCACCCGGCCGTAGCGGCGATCGTACGGAACGACCCGCCCCTGTTCACCTCCAACCACGCCGCGTTCTTTGCCAGTGGGGCGGGTGGGCGGCGTGGGTAG